Genomic window (Nasonia vitripennis strain AsymCx chromosome 5 unlocalized genomic scaffold, Nvit_psr_1.1 chr5_random0006, whole genome shotgun sequence):
CAATTCACGATAGAGTTCAGagtttcaacaaaaatttatttagcgCTTATAGAGAAAGTAAAGCTACGAACGACGAAGAAGACGGTATTGTTAAACAAGTTAACACCAGCGTTCCAGTTAAGCAAATACCTATAAAACCGATTCGATTAAGAGAATCATTATTAAAACCAAGTAGCCTAAATCaagaacatttaaaaatttccgCAGAGGCCTAAGCGACGCATCTCTAGAAGCCACGCCCCCTTTCTTAAACCCCACTCTCGGGCAGCGAGATCCTACTCGTACAGAGCCGAACGATGCCGCTCACGAATTAAAATTAGTCGaatcaaagaaaaatctaTTGACCGAATTGCTAACCAACTCGAATTTGTCTGAATCCCTTAACTTAGAGAATATACAGAATTTATCCAGCTCCTCGATAAACTCGACCGTCGAAAACGCGACTATTATTAATACGACAGAAACTAATACCCAATcgcaagaaaaagtaaaaagtgaTGTAATTCCCGAAAATTTAACGAAATTTGAAGTAATACAAGCGAACAAACAAACAGTGTTACTATCGAGGCAATCCCTGGCAGAATCGGCAGAAGAAGTCACGCGAGAAGCAAAAGAATTACGCAATAAATTCGCGAATTACTTGAAAATTCAATTGAGTCCCTGTgtaaaaaggaaattttagaCGACTATTTTCAAAGTCTGGAGAACGTTGACGAATTAGGTGAAAAACTTAGAAAGGGAGAAAAATGTTCTAGCGTATACGACTACGTCTGCCGACGGATCTCAAATTTGTAGGGAATTACTGCATTTACAGATAGTCCTAACAACACTCGCGACTACACGGAGAATAACGAAGAGTTCTCTACGCCGACCGGAAATATAATAAACCCTTTACAAATAATTGCTTCGAactataaacgaagaaaatagTGAAAGTGAAATTGAgagtaataagaaaaaaatggcgccgcaaataaaagaaatctcTTTAATAGACACGCTCGATTTAATTCCCCGTTTCAATGGATTGAACATATCAGTAAGGCAGTTTGTCGACGGTTGCACAGAAGCGCGAGATATTCTCCCCGAAGGAAACGAAGAAGACTGTCCCTGTCTTATTCGAATGCGTCTTTTTGGCGATGCGTTAGCGTGCGCAAGGAggcaaaaattcaaaactatTGATGAAATCATTCAATTCTTTGAGAGTAATTTCGGATCATCAAAGACGTACCACGAAGTTTCGGAAGAACTAGCTAAAATCAAACAGCGTCCGACGGAATGTGTAGTTTTTTACTTGAATCGCCTTCGAGAAATCGAAAAAGAAATCAAGAAAGCCGCGGTGCGCGAAGGGAGAGCAacggataaaaataattttaacgagGAATTAGAGAAAGATTGtatgagattttttatttgaggACTTAGATGGGAGATACAAACTAGATACAACTATGGATGATATGAAAACACTAGAGAAAGCTCATAAGAAGACGATAGAAATCTAAAGGGACTTTGCGTAATCGGGTGAGAGTGACGAAAACTCGAGAAGGGAAGAAGCGCGACTAAAACCAAAGAAAACTCGGAGAATAAACGTTATAGAAGCCACCTCAGAAGTAACGTGCAATTTTGCAATGAAGCTGGACATGTCGCAATGAactgtttaaaattttgtctacaattaaataataatcgtTCTCCGCAATCAGAGAGCTGATTTGGCGGTTGGTTAGATCAGAAGCGGTTGAGTGAGGTGCGTTAGTAGTGTACAGTTTTAGAAAGTAGTAAGCGGAGAAGAGGGAGAAGGAGGGATTCGGGAGAGAAAGGGAAAGGTGAAGAAAAAACAGGTCAAAAAATCTGATCTGGAGCGTCGAGGAGGGATAAAacagaaggagagaaaggTGAGAGCGGTAAAGAGAGGTTAGGATAGAGTAGAGAAGGACGGAGATAGAGAAGGCATGAACTATAGCTACGAGCAGATAAACGAAGTGGTAATAGGGAAACAGAGGAACGACGGAAGCGGAGAGGAACAGGAATACGGAACCCCGCGGGGATTTGAATTTACACAGGAAAGAGGAGAGACAGGGAATAGACTGAAGGACACGCCGACGGGTAGAGGAtcaagaagaggaggaagaggaaggGGAAGGGGACTGAAACAACGAAGTTTATCGGAGAGCTTTGCAAAAGACATaaaagaaggaggaaaaagaaagGAGAGGAGCCCAGCGGAGGACGAggcaaagaagagagaaaaggtcGAGGAAGGAGAAAAGAGAAGCCCGTTTGAGAAGAGTAACCTGACGCTGAGGACACCACCGAAGAAAGGaaacgagaaagagatagaagACCGGGAAATGGAGAAATTGCAGGAAACCCTGAACAACATATGTGAAGGGATGAAAGAAGAGAggaacgagagaaaaagaatgatGGAGAAGTGGGAGGAAAAATGGAAAGAAAATGAGGAAAGGATAAAGGAAGCCCTGGAAGAATTCAAGAAGAAGatggaagaggagagagaggaaagaatAGAGATGGGAAAGAGAGCAGAGAAGGCGGCAGAGGAGGAAGGTAAAAGAAGGGAACAACTAAAGGAAGAAATGctagagaaaataaaaaacctaGAGGAGAGATTTGATGAGAGAATGCCGGAAAGAAGCAGAGAAAGACCAGAGCAAGATCGAAGGGAAAAGAGTgcagaagaggaagaaagagaaaaaaggcagATGGAAGAACTGGAGTGGAGAatagaagagggagagagagagaggaagagaaacAACGTGGTGATATCAGGAATCAGAGGAGAAGGATGGGACAAGGATAAGCTGAAGAGCTGGGTAAGAGACAAACTGAGAATAGAGATAGAATTCAAGAGAGTATGGACAATAAGAGGAAGAGCCAACAGCAAAATAGGAGCTCAGTGCAAAGAcggagaagagaaagaaaaactgaTGGGGATGAAGAGCGCGCTGAAAGGGACGGACGTGTTCATCGACCACGACACGACCTGGAGGGAGAGAAGGACGAGGGAGAAACTGAACGAGTTAGCAAAACAGTGGAAGAGAGAGGGTCACACAGTAAAAATAAGGAGAAACGGGCTCACAGTAGGAAATACTGAATATGTTTGGGCAGAGAGGAAGGGACAGCTTTTTCGAAGAGAGACAGGAAAAAGGGCAGAGGACAGAAGAGCAGAAGGACAACACAAGGGAGGAGACCAATGAGAGCATAAAGGTAGTAAGCTGGAACGTGGCAGGGATAAAAGGACTAGGAGAGGAGGGCTGGAGATACCTAAAAGTGTTCGATGTGATCTGCCTGCAGGAAACATGGATGGAAGATGGAGAAGGAGACAAGATAAAAAAGAGGCTAAAAGGATACGAAATCGAGGTAAGAGAAGCAAAGAAGGGGGGTAGCAGAGGTAGGCTTAAAGGGGGTTTGCTAACGGCAGTAAGGACAGGGGGGAGCGGGGATAAGATAGAATGGATGAGAGGCAGGTCAGGAGAATGTATAGGGGCGAAGGTGAGGATAAAGGGAGAGGAATGGTGGATATGCACGACATACATGAGAGAAGAGAAATTGAGAGAATAcatgaaagaaaaagaaaaacaactATGAAGAGATGGAGGAATTAGTAGAGAGGGCAGGGGGGGACAAAATTTTGTGGTGTGGTGATCTAAACGCTAGAACAGGAATAGAAGGGAGCGGTTTCGATGAGGAGGGcaacgaggaaaaaagagagtcgaaagataagataaaaaataGAGAGGGCGAAGAACTGTTAAATAGGATCAAAGAGATGGGGCTCAGCATACTAAATGGCAACATAGAAGGGGACGAAGAAGGGGAAATCACATACGTGGGAGGGATGGGGTGCTCGGTGATTGACTATGGAATAACGAATGAGGAAGGGAGGAATAGGGTGAAGCAAATGAGGGTAGTAGACAGAATGGAGTCGGACCACGAGGCGCTAGAGGTCGACCTCGAATCGGGAAGGAGAAAGGAAAGGCAACGGAGGGAGGAAACAGTGAAGGTCTCATGGTCAGAGAGGGCAATCGAAGAATATAGAAGATGGATAGTTAGAGGGGGGGCCGCGAGGACGTGGGGGGAGATCAAAGTGAAGGTAGGGAACGCGCTACAATTCAAGAAAGGGAAACCAGGAAGAAGAGAGGAGGGAAAGTGGTGGGATGAGGAGTGCAGGGGAAAGAAAGCAGAAATGAGAAAGGCAAAAAAAGAGGTAGGAAAAGGGAGGAACAGCATGGAGAAATATAGGCAGGTCAAAAGAGAGCTAAGAAACCTAtgcaggagaaaaaaagaggagggcCTAAAGTCAGAGATAAAAGAGGCAAAGGAAGATAGAACGGGCAAGAAATTCTGGGACATGGTCaaaaagagaaggaagagaAGAAGGGAGGAAATAGACAAGAGCATAAGAGATGAAAAATGGTTAGAGCACTTTAAAGGACAACTGGGGGAGAAAGTAGGACGGCAGGACGAAGAAAGGGGAGCGATACTAGAAACGGGCAGTGAGAACGAGggcggagagggagagatagaAGTGGACGAGGTGAGAAAGATCATAAGAAAAATGAAGGAGAGAAAGGTACCTGGAGACGACGGAATTCAAAACGAGGCATGGAAACACGGAGAAGATCTAATGCTGGAAGAGTTAACGGAGATTATGGGGAAGATATGGGACGGAGAAGGCTTTCCAGAGGAATGGAAGAAAGGGACAGTGAAACCGATATacaaaaaaggagagaaaggagACTGCGGGAACTATAGAGGAATCACACTAATGGACACAGGATATAAAATCTATGCGGAGCTTTTAAGAGGGAGAATGGAAGCAAAACTAGAAAAAGAGGGAAGACTAAGTGACACACAGATGGGATTTAGGAGAGGGAGAGGCACGACGGACGCGATATACGTGGTGAGCATGGCGGTGGAGCAGGAACtgaagaaaaaaggaggaaaagtgtACGCATGCTTCGCAGATATGAAAGCGGCATTCGACAAGATAGAAAGGGGAGAGATCTGGAGAATGATGAGGAAGCTGGGAGTGAACGAAAAAACCAGAGAAAGGGTAATGGAGATTTATGATAGGACAGAATGTGAGGTGAAGGTAGGAGAAAGGAAGATAGGAAGCTTTGAGACACAGAAAGGAGTGAGACAAGGATGCCCACTAAGTCCACTACTCTTCAATGTAGCAATGGCAGACGTGGAAGAGGAACTGAGTAAAGTACAGGAGGGAGGAGTGATACTAGGAAGAAAGAAGATATGGTCGATTTCGTACGCAGATGACGTGGTGCTACTAGCAACAAACGCGACAGGGCTAAGACAGATGATGAGAAGATTCCAGAAAATTACAGAGAAGAAAGGGCTGGAGCTGAATGCGGAAAAAACGAAGGTGATGATATTCAGAAACGGAGGGAGAAgggggagagaggagagatttgaatggaaagaaaaagaaatagaaGTGGTGAAGAAATTCGAGTACCTGGGATACACAATGAAAGAAAACGGAAAAGAGGATGAACagataaagaaaatgaaagaaaaggcAACAGCTTTACTAGGCACAGTATGGGGGATAGGAGAACAGATATGTAAGGAGAACGGGAAAACCAGGATGAAGCTATTCGAGGCACTAGTGCAAAGTGTGATGGAGTACGGAGCAGAGATTTGGGGTTGGAAAGGCCAGGAGGAGTTGGAAAAGGTGCAGAGGAGATACATGAAGTGGATACTGAAGCTAGAGAGGACAATTCCAGCGCATATACTACACTGGGAAACGAAGAGATTCAAGCTGGAAACGAGAGCAAGGAAAAGGGCCATAAGATATGAGAGGAAACTgagcaaagcgagcgaagGCACGCTACTAGGAGAGTGCTAGAGAATACTAAgaagagagggggagagaaaagagaggagcggaagagagaaggagcagCGGAAGAAAGAGATGGAGAAATGCGGGTTATCCCTGACAGAATATATCAGAAGAGTGGAAGCAGGAGAGGAAGTAGAAGAGGAGATTGAGAGGATAAACAAGGACACACAATGGCAAAGGTGGAGAGAGGAGATAAGGGACTCAAAATTCGCGGGGGAGACCAAAGAACTGCTAAAAGAAATAGGAGATACCCCACAACATATGACGGACACAGGAGAACACAGAAGGGGATCATTAGGAATAATAGCAAGATTTAGACTGGGGAGTGAAACGAGGAGCAACAAATACTGGAGAAGCGAAGAAGACAGGAGGTGCAGAATGTGCGGAAAAGAAGAGGAGACACTAAACATGTAATAGAGAGGTGCGAGGACACAAAGATACCAGGAGCggattgaaaaaaagtttgcGGAGGAGAGAAAACACAGATAGGGTATCTAAACGGAATAATAtggaaaaggaaaaatagAGAGGAAAGAGCTGAAATATAGGGAAGAAAGGAGTCACAGGAGAAGAAGGAGGATTGAgtgaagaaaaatagagagaagagaagaaaataataaagaaaaaaacaaaaaaaagtgatttaaatatatattactaAGCTGTACACTACGACGCAATAGTTTatagtttttcattgtaaaatattgtaaatactaatgtataaacaataaacgatTCTATTCGTTCTCCGCAATCAAATTGGAATACAAACAACGCTTGTCCCCCGTCTTTTAACGgaaataataacaacaatcgAGATAATAATCAATCATattataattgtaataataatcCGAATGGATTTAAGGGGTACTTTCGTTATAATAACTTTTCTCGCAGTTCAGGACCCGTCACTACTAATAAATCTCGCTTTGATAGACCACgcgaagaaaataattactttcAAAATCGCGAGAACGGACATAATAATCGTCCTAATAATTTTACTAATGGAAACAGTAATCGTTCTGAAGGTCGTCTAAGAATGcttacaacaataataatagtggCAACAATTGTTATAATCCGAATAATGGGACAAGCTCGAATAACAATATGAGATACAACCATGATAATCCAATATCAATTAATCCGAATTCTAATTTACCGGCAAATTTCGTTTGTTATTGTTGCCAAAAACCAGGGCACTCTAAACGAAGTTGTTACACATTAATGAGAGATATGAAAGAGGGAAACTTGCCGACGGGAAACGGTCGCGGCAATCCTCGCGCGGGCAGAGAGGCTGCCGCTTCGAGTGCTCGCCCGACTCAGGAGACTCAAGAAGCGAGTGTATCGTCTACAAGGCCACTGTCAACTTAAATCAGAAAAATTGCGCACCCAATATCGAAATCGATATTAAAGAGTTAACTCGACCTGCTACCTTCATGCCAGATACTGGTTCCTCaccaaatttattaaaaatttctcatGTCCCTATTTATCTGCCAATCAATTCacaagaaataattttattgagaAGAATAACCTCCGCACCGATAAAAACATTAGGAACCATAACGGTCAATTACGACGGTTTGaacatttattttcatata
Coding sequences:
- the LOC116417928 gene encoding golgin subfamily A member 6-like protein 6, producing MLRLRQIYQQEGLTCPTCKLLCHASCMEQLPPENEDVHLSSCLNCAGNTGSKVKDVPTSVRSPLGALWGENGKIKVSNGGTISKNGRNTSVRPRSATNIKKNSLERGETGNRLKDTPTGRGSRRGGRGRGRGLKQRSLSESFAKDIKEGGKRKERSPAEDEAKKREKVEEGEKRSPFEKSNLTLRTPPKKGNEKEIEDREMEKLQETLNNICEGMKEERNERKRMMEKWEEKWKENEERIKEALEEFKKKMEEEREERIEMGKRAEKAAEEEGKRREQLKEEMLEKIKNLEERFDERMPERSRERPEQDRREKSAEEEEREKRQMEELEWRIEEGERERKRNNVVISGIRGEGWDKDKLKSWVRDKLRIEIEFKRVWTIRGRANSKIGAQCKDGEEKEKLMGMKSALKGTDVFIDHDTTWRERRTREKLNELAKQWKREGHTRGRDSFFEERQEKGQRTEEQKDNTREETNESIKVVSWNVAGIKGLGEEGWRYLKVFDVICLQETWMEDGEGDKIKKRLKGYEIEVREAKKGGSRGRLKGGLLTAVRTGGSGDKIEWMRGRSGECIGAKVRIKGEEWWICTTYMREEKLREYMKEKEKQL